Below is a window of Thermococcus sp. MV5 DNA.
ATTATCTTGAAGATAAAAATTCTGTCATGTCAAGCGTCTGCCAAACGGTTCTCTCGTTTTGATTACTATAATAAAAGAACATCAACACAAGTAGCATTGAGACTCCCAAAGCGGCAGATATTGTTTTTCGCATATTTGTTTATTAGGCTTAAAGAGTTAAAAATCTTATTCTCCCTGCTATAATGAACACGAGATAAGAGAAACTAGATCTCGATTATTTCTGCTCTCCCATTCCTTCTGAGCCAATCCAAAAGTATCTCTGCAATTTGGAACTTTTTCTTTTTGCTTTCCCATATGGAGACATGAGTATTCAAATTAGGTTTACTCCATTTCCCCACAACATCACCAAAATCAAATCCAACGAGAAATATTCTTTTTGCTCCGAGTTCTTCAGCGAGAAAAGCGGCCCTATCTCCATCAGTGAAACCGCCAAAGTTATAGACTATGTCTAAAGGCTCTGTTTGACACGTTCCTAGAACGTTCTTAAGCCGTGGAACATACATTCTAAGCTTATCCGTGTTATCTCCATGAGCATGAACGACTACAGTGGAACCCAACTCGTTGGCCCTTTTTATGTCTTCAAACCTACCGTCCAAATCCGTTACAATAATGTGGGGGATAATGTTATTTTCAAGCAAAGCTGAAGTAGCACCATCAGAGGCTATTAACGTCCCATCAAATTTTCTGTTTAGTTTCTCATCTAAGCTTGGACCAGCACCAAAAACGTAAACTTGTTCTCCAACTCGTTCTTTAAGTTCTGTGAGTAAAATACAGTTTTTACTCTTTAACAAGAGTTCTCTCAAGAGCAGG
It encodes the following:
- a CDS encoding 6-hydroxymethylpterin diphosphokinase MptE-like protein, translating into MKWSEWEPFYQHILEVMGYDREADKKAALLLRELLLKSKNCILLTELKERVGEQVYVFGAGPSLDEKLNRKFDGTLIASDGATSALLENNIIPHIIVTDLDGRFEDIKRANELGSTVVVHAHGDNTDKLRMYVPRLKNVLGTCQTEPLDIVYNFGGFTDGDRAAFLAEELGAKRIFLVGFDFGDVVGKWSKPNLNTHVSIWESKKKKFQIAEILLDWLRRNGRAEIIEI